In Mucilaginibacter auburnensis, the genomic stretch CTGCAAAAGCTTGGTGCAGATCTATTATGTTCTGGTCAACCGGTGAGGGTGTATCCAACTGCCCATTAGCCAAACTGCTTTGCAATTGCAAAAATGTACGAAAATGACTGCCTAAGTGAAGGTCAGCATGAGCAAGATAGCGCGTTAGCACAAATCCATCCCGGTCGTTAGGAGCTTCACCCCAATCTTCATTTTTATAATGGAAATATTGATAGCGTATCTCTCCTCCAAAGCTTACGTAGCTTAACTTATCAACTGTTAGCGGAGCAAATTTTAAGCTCTTGTACCAATTAGATGAAGTATCGTTGGCGAGTGAGGTATAATTCTCATCGTACCGCAATGACTTAAATGGTATACCCTGTGCAAGACAGGATATACCTGCAGCTGTTAAAAGTACAGTAAAAAAAAATTTCATAGGTGTTGAGTTGTAGGGCTATTATTTATAGCCAATACAATCCAATTAGATGCCCGTTATGTAATTATTTAAAAGTCAGCAAGTTGTAATTATTTACTGTCAGAGCTACTGCTTAATATCGCTTTATGTTGGTTATTCAACGATATAGCGTTATCAATATCAGGTTTAAAACAGTACGATATTTCGCAAAATGCGTTTACAACATAGCGAAATAGCGTTTTACACTGAGGTGTTGTTTTTATTTAATTTGTTGATTTTTAACAACTTAAATACAAGGTGCGGTATTTGAATACTTTATAAGATATATAAAGTAACAATAATGAAACGGCCAATCAAACAACTAAACAGCACGCTTACAGGGCGTATAATCAGCTTACATCAAAGCGGTTATGTTAACGATTTTTCTATAATTTCAAGTACCTATGTGCAATGCCTGCAAACCGGCGAGACCTTTTTGTAGAGCAGTTTACGCATTTGCCTTGTTGATACAGATTTTGATAACCTAACCCACAGTTATCGATATATACATATAATAGATACGCACCTCGGCCATTGCGGGCTACTTGTGGCCGATTTTATTGTGCTGCCAGTGAGTAATGTAAATAACTAAATATTTATGAAGAATAAATCAGCCTTTACTAAGAGTGAATCTGCACGTTTGAGGAATGCACTGGAACAACAGCTCAACAGCCTCATTTTCGATTCTGAATATGGATATTATATTGAAGCCTATACCAAATTTGGTTGGCGTGTTTTAGCACAACGAACATTGAATTTGCCATCGCCATCAGTGAAAAATGCTTATCAGATTTGGCTGTCTATGTGCGTTTCAGACAGGTATTTGGTATTGATTAAATTTCGAGAGCTAACGGATCGCTTTCCGCCTATGTCAACAAATATACGCGTGTTACTCTTCTGTAGAGTGTTTATGACTGAACTGGCACCAATATTAATCAGAACGAGTGCTTATTCGGATTGAGGATCAACTAACACTATCACCTCACTTGGCGTGACTGTACCTTCAATGATCTTATAAAGTATAACCTTATGTCGTTATTATTTTCTTTCGATAACGATATAAAGTAAATAAAAAGGCGGTCGTAATCCTAATGTATTCATTTTCAATTCATTACTATCGTGGCAAAGTCCTTGTCACTTAATCTGTATCAAAACCCATAACATGAACAGATTAAAAAATCAAACCACCTTAATAACAGGCGGCAACAGCGGAATAGGCTATGCAACTGCGCAATTATTTAAAGCAGAGGGAGCTAATGTAATTATTACAGGCCGAAATGAATCCGCATTAAATAAAGCGGCAAACGAGCTAAGTGTTAAAGGTTACGTGGCAGATCAGGCTGACATGTGCGCAATTGACAGCCTGGTGGCGACAGTAAAAGCCAGCTTTGGCAAGCTTGACGCAATCTTTTTAAACGCAGGGATAGCAACGTTTGCACCATTTGAGCAGGCCGACGAATTACATTATAACACTATAATGGATACCAATGTAAAAGGCGTTTTTTTTACCATTCAAAAACTATTGCCGTTGTTAAATAGCGGTGGTGCTATCATTTTTAATACTTCAATTAATGCCAGTATTGGTATGCCTGGTTCGGGTGTTTATGCAGCAAGTAAGGCCGCGTTGGTTGCTTTAAGTAGGGTGTTAGCTACCGAGTTGGCAGGCAGAAATATAAGGGTTAATTGCATCTCGCCTGGTCCGGTTGAAACGCCGGTATATCAAAAGCTCGGAATGACCAAACAAGAAACCGAAGCGTTTGGTAAGGTGCTAAGCGAAAAAATACTCCTAAAGCGCTTTGCACAGGCAGAAGAAATAGCACAACTGGCTGTTTTCCTGGCATCAAGTGAATCATCATTTATTACAGGTACGGAAATAATTATAGATGGTGGTATAAAAGTAAACCCGGTTATGCATTAAACCCGATGTTATGAAAACCACCACAACAAAAACCATTGTATTTATTACCGGCGCATTTGTTAGCAGCGACTGCTGGAACGAATGGAAGGCATACTTTGAAGAAAAAGGTTACGCCACTATATCCCCGGCCTGGCCGTATAAAGACGCGCCTGCCTGCACCTTGCGGGAGCGCCACCCTGATGCTGATATTGCCAGCCAAAGGTTGGCAAACCTTACGGCTTATTTTACCTCCATAGTTAAACAACTACCCGAAAAGCCAATTTTAATTGGCCACTCTATGGGGGGATTAATTACACAGCTTTTACTACAGAAAGACCTGGCCATAGCCGGCGTAGCCATTCACTCTTTACAGCCGAAAGGCATATTTACCTTCAAGTTTTCATTTTATAAAGCCGGGTGGCCCGCATTAGGCTTTTTTACCAATGCTAACAAATCCTACCTCATGTCTTTCGCGGAATGGCAATATGCTTTTACTAACGGTATGCCGTATGAGGATCAAAAAGAAGCGTACTACAAGTTGCTGGTGCCGGAGTCGAAATTAGTGGTGCGCGATGCCACAACGGACGCTGCTAAGATAGACTTCAACCGGCCACATGCCCCTTTGCTCTTTTTGGCAGGGAGCACAGATAGGTTTATACCAGCCTCGCTCAACTACAGCAACTATAAAAAATATAACCATACCGCGTCTGTAATCGATTTTAAAGAGTTTGCTAACCGCAATCATTTTGTGCTTGGCCAACCCGGCTGGCAGGAACTCGCCGGGTACATTTTAAACTGGCTCAACCAAAGATCAATCGCAAAAAGTTAAACCTATGAAAAAACTACTCACAATCACCTTCGGCCTGTTATGGTTGGTTGCAGCCGCTATAAGCGCGGTTGCCCAACCCAAGGCCGATATGATAATTTACAACGGTAAAATAGCGACCATGGAAAAAGCAGGCGAGTTTAAGCAGGCTATTGCCGTAAAAAATGGGTTGATATTAGCCACAGGCAGCTCTTCATTTATACTACAGCAATATAAGGGCACAGCGACTAAAATTATAGATGCGGGTGGCAAAACCGTAATTCCTGGCTTGAACGACAGCCATATGCACGCCATACGCGAAGGTCTTAATTACAACATGGAGTTGCGCTGGGATGGTGTAAAAACCCTTAAGCGTGCCATGGAGATGTTGAAGGAGCAGGCGGCACGTACACCTCCAGGCGCATGGGTAAAAGTTGTTGGCGGCTGGAATGAGTTTCAATTTGACGAAAAGCGTCAACCCACCATTGATGAGATCAATGCCGCCGTTCCAGATAAGCCGGTATTTATAACTTACCTGTACGGAAAAGCTTTTGTAAACAAAAAAGGTATTGAGGTACTAGGTTACGATAAAAAAACCAATTACCCGGGGAGTTTGGTTGAATTGGATAAAGAGGGTGTTCCAACCGGCCTTTTGTATGCCAAGCAAACGCCTATGGCTATTTACAAAACTCTAGCACTAACCGGTACGCTAACGCCGGAGGAACGCATTAATAGTTCTGAACATTTTTACCGCGAGATAAACAGCTTCGGCATAACAAGTGTGATTGATGCGGCCGGCGGGTCACAAAATTACGATGCAGATTACCAGGCATCGTTAGCATTGGCCAAGGCGGGTAAATTAACCGTCCGCACTGCTTATTATCTCTTCGCGCAGCAAAAAGGTAAGGAGTTAGCAGATTACGAAAAATGGGTAGGCCAAACGTATCCTAACAAGAACGACCATTTACTGATGCCCAATGGGTATGCTATGGAAGGTGCAGGCGAAAACCTGATCGCGTCGGGAGCTGATTTTGAAAATTTTTTGGAACCACGCATTGAACTTGGACCTGAGATGGAAGGCGACCTTGAGCCTGTTATTCGTCTTTTGGTAAAAAAACGCTGGCCATTTCGTTTGCATGCCACTTATGGAGAATCAATAGATCGTATGCTGAATATTTTTGAAAAAGTAAATAAAGACACACCTTTTAACGGCTTACGCTGGTTTTTTGATCATGCAGAAACCATTACAGATGCAGAGCTTTTGCGTGTAAAGGCGTTGGGCGGTGGTGTGGCTGTCCAATTCAGAATGTATTATCAGGGAGAACTGTACAAGAAAATGTATGGGCAGCCACAAACGCAATTACCACCAATTAAGAAGATGCTGGCCATGGGCATACCTGTTGGTATGGGCACTGATGCACCACGCATATCAACTTTCAACCCGTGGATGGCGCTACACTGGCTATTGACCGGTGAAACCATAGGTGGTATGCAGTTTTGGCCTAAGGAACAGGTGTTGGATAAATATACCGCGCTCAAATTATATACAACGGGCAGCGCATGGTTTTCAGGTGAACAGAATAAAAAAGGCAAATTGGTTAAAGGTATGTACGCTGATATGGCTATAATCAGCGATGATTACTTTACGCAAACACCCGAAAAGGTTAAACAGATTAATGCCCTAATGACTATTGTGAATGGGAGGATTGTTTTTGCACGCGGCAAATACGCATCAGAATGCCCTCCCATAGCTGATGTGACTCCCTCATGGTCGCCAGTGAAATTTTATGGCGGATACCAGCAATAAACTATTCCTAAACACAAAGCATATGAAGACTCTTTTTTTTAAATTAAACATGGTTTGCCTGGTAATTGCGTGGTTTTGTAATATAGCTTTTGCTCAACTACCGCCTACTGTACCTATTTGGGATGCCAATACGGTAAAGCTAACGCTAAAAAAGATCGGCACAGATATCTACGCAATCATCCCAGCCACTGCCGAATCGGAAACTACCAAAGGTATTCCGCAAGCGACTACCGGCGGCTTTATTGTTGGCGAAAAAGGTGTGCTGTTGATTGAGGTGATGCTAACCAAAAGGCTATACGACCAGCAAATCAAACTCATCCGATCAGTAACTAACAAGCCCATTATTTATGCCGTTAACACCAGCGATCATGGCGATCACTGTTTCGGAAACTACCTGCTGCCAACTTCTGCAACAATTATTCAGAACGAGTTCGCTAAAGATAACCTGGCTAAAAATTATGATGGTATTAAACAGTTTATGGTAGGCTTGTTTGGTGCCGGGCGTGGTATAGAAACCACAGTTTACCGCGCTGCCGACATTGTTATCCCTAAAAACAGCAACCTTAAAGTAGATATGGGAGGCGGAAAAGTAGTGGAGTTGTTAAACGTAGGTACGGCGCAATCTCCGGCAGATCTGTTTGTGTGGATGCCCAATCAAAAAGTTTTCTGGGCAGGCAATCCATTTATTGCAGAAAGCCCTGCCATTCCCTGGTTGTTTGACGGTTTCTTTTTAGAACCGGCGGCCAATCTAAAAAAGGTTTATGATTTTTTACCCAATGATGCTGTAATTATTCCCGGCCACGGTCGCGTTACAAATAAAGCCGGCATTAAATATACTATAGACTACGTAGACGAACTGAAAAAGGAAGTAGAAGATGCTGTTAGTAAAGGCCTCACTCTCGAACAAACTAAAGCTGCGGTCACTATGAAGCCTTTCGATAAAGGCTATGTATTGTTTAACTGGCTGCACTACAATTTCAATTTACCTAACGCTTATAAAGATATCAGCAACAATAAAAAGAATTAATGTATTTACACCAAACCAATAGTAAGATGAAAACAATACACAACATTAAACACCTGCTGGCAGCGTTGCTGTTTGCAGTTATTACATTAAACGCAGTAGCGGCCGAGGTTCCGGCCAACCCACCTGCTAATTTTAAACACCAATACGCAACCGTAAATGGCGTTAAACTTCATTATGTGATTGGCGGCAAGGGCGACCCTTTGCTGCTGGTGCACGGCTTTGGCCAAAACTGGTTTATGTGGAATCGTCTGTTACCCGAATTATCTAAACACTTCACCGTAATAGCGCCGGATCTGCGTGGCGTAGGCGAATCGGGTAAAACGCAGGCGGGTTATGATAAAAAGAACATGGCGGTTGATATGCATGAGTTAATGAGGAAGCTGGGCTACAACCGCATTAACCTGGCCGGACATGATATTGGGCTGATGGTGGCTTATGCATATGCAGCCCAGTTTCCTGGTGAAGTTAAAAAGCTGGCACTAATGGATGCCCTGTTGCCAGGCATTGAGCCGGTTTGGAGTCAGGTGAAAGCACAGGCGTGGTGGTTTGGTTTTTTTGCACAACCACATGCAGGCGAACTCGTATCAGGTAAGGTTGGCATCTTCTTTACAGACTTTTGGCCGGTTGTTGGTTTTAAAAAAGACGCATTTACTGCTGCGGAGCGTAAAGAATTTATCCGTGCTTATTCGGTGCCGGGCGCTACTACAGGAGCTTTTCACTGGTTTGGGTATTTCGAGCAGGATGCGAAAGACAATGTGGAATTTGCTAAGAAAAAACTACCGATGCCAGTTTTAGCTATGGGCTCTGACCATTTCGCCGGAGCATTTTTGGCTGAACACAGTAAGCTGGTAGCTAATAATGTGCAAGAATCGGTTATAAAAGATTCTGGCCACTGGGTGGTGCAGGAAAACACCGCACAGGTGCAAAAAGAGCTTTTGGCATTTTTTCTCAAATAAAGTGTCACAAAGGCAATCATCGGTGATTTTATTGCGATGCTTGCTATTAAATGTCAACCGTGTTACATGTTTTTAGAGACGGGTTCAGGGTTAAAATTTAATCTTTAGCTTAGTTTAACATTTATCATAAGTAATTATATTATGGATCTTCAATTAAAAAATAAGAAAGCACTGGTTACCGGCTCTACAGCCGGTATTGGCTACTCAATAGCGCTGCAATTAGCAAAAGAAGGCGCAGAAGTATTTGTAAACGGTCGTACCGATCAAAGGGTGGATAAAGCTGTGGCGCAGATCAAGACCGAGAGTGGCAACGACAAAGTATCCGGAGTTGTTGCTGATTTCACCAGCCAGGAATCAATAAATAAATTGATAAGCGAATTGCCTCAGATTGATATACTGGTGAATAACGTGGCCATTTTTGAGCCGAAAGCTTTTGCAGATATTACTGATGCCGATTGGCTCCGCTTTTATGAGATCAATGTACTCAGTGGGATTAGGATGGCACGTGCATATTTTGGCAAAATGTTGGAGAATGGTTGGGGGCGCATCATTTTTATATCGAGCGAATCGGCCATACAGATACCTGAAGAGATGATACATTATGGCATGACCAAAACAGCGCAACTGGCGGTTGCCCGCGGACTGGCCGAATTGACCAGAGGAACGCAAGTTACCGTAAATTCGGTGTTGCCCGGACCTACATTATCTGAAGGTGTTGGTGGTTTTATTGAAAATTTAGCGAAAGATCAAAGTAAAACAACCGATGAGGTAGAGGCAGACTTTTTTAAAACTGTTAGACCAACTTCTATAATTCAACGCTTTTTGAGTACTGATGAAGTGGCAAATATAGTAACCTATCTGGCAAGCCCTTTGGCGTCAGGAACCAATGGTGCCGCTGTAAGGGTAGAAGGAGGTTTGCTTAAAGGGATGGTTTAAGCGCTAAACTTTCTATCTTAGCTCTGTGTTTTATGTTTTGGATGATCGTCTAAAATTCTTAATAAACTGCCTATTTCAATCAATTCGTCCACAAATCGGTTCGGATTATACTCCGTTGTTGACCCACTTTACTTAAGAGTAGCCTAAAAAGGCTACTCTTCTTGTTTCATATATTTGATTATCAGATATTTATTTCAAGTTCGGGTTTTGCGAGACAAGATCCTTTTCTACAGATCTGCATAGGGGGTAGTCCCTTGCTTCTGATTTCAAACAAATTAGAAGTAAAGTGGTTTCGTAATGAGTTAACAGCTCCGCGCCAATATCAAAGATAGCGCAAAAACCGCCCGATCATGCCTTAATACAGCCAAGTCCAGCACGAATTCTTGTTAAAGCTTTCCGATAGGCTGGCCACCCACGTAAATGCGGACCAGATTGCCGAATTATGCGTACCATTTATATTCTACACAAAATAGGAGTAAAAGTTGGTTGCCATCAATTTTCTATAATTGATTGTAAAGAACGGTTTTTGTTGCCAGCCGTTTCTTAGCGATCGGTAAAACGCATCATCTGTTGGGCTTTCCATTTCTGGTAAATTTCGCAAGCTCAACCACTTGTCAAACACTTAAATATCCAATAAATACTGATGCCGCACTATCTAATTTAGAAGTTTACGTTTTGTCACGTAGTTAAAACCATTTTTAACGATCAGAACGCTTTAAGTGTTAAGCAGAAATCTTGAGTAAACTACCTGATAGTAAAAGGAAAATACCCGTTTTGCAGGCTTATATTTTGATGTAAAATATAAAGTGTTTATTATCAGTTAATTGCGAAAGTGTTAATTTGCTTTGTATCCTGGGTTATAAAACCCACTACGGTATATGTTGTTGAATAGTTAAATAATTACACATGTATACATTAGGAATCAACGCCGTTTTCCATGATTCGGCAGCTTGCCTGCTTAAAGACGGACAATTAATAGCGGCCGCTGAAGAAGAACGGTTTACACATATTAAGCATGGAAAAAGGCCTGTGCCTTTTTCTACCTGGGAATTGCCCTTTCATGCCATTGATTACTGCTTGCGTATTGCAGGTATACATATCAATGATATTGACCATGTGGCTTATTCTTTTGACCCTTATTTGCTTATCGGGGAACAGTATCGCGGCAAGCCAACTATTGAAATCCCTTTTGATCTGATGGGCAAAAATGCCCAAAGTGAATGGCAAAACCCTTGGGACCCGCTGTTTCTTTCATCAATGCTTAATGCAAGGCAACAACTTAATGACGGGTATCCGCACCATTTACAAAAGCGTTTTATTGGTGCAAATATACGTACAGAGCAGTGGCACTATGTAGAACATCATATAGCGCATGCAGCAAGCGCTTTTAATTGTTCCCCCCATTTAAATGCAGCAGTAATGACGGTTGATGGCAGGGGTGAACTGGCCACTACTACCTATAATGTGGGCAACGGGCAACAATTAGATAGAATTGGACAGGTAAATATGCCCCATTCTTTAGGATTGCTGTATGAAGATGTTACTACTTATCTCGGTTTCCTTCATTCTTCGGATGAGTATAAAGTAATGGCTTTAGCATCCTATGGAAAAAAAGACTTTGTGAAAGATTTTAGGGAGATCATTCAATTAGGCGCTAAGGGTCAATATACCATTACTAACCAAAGCTTGGTAAATCGTTTTGGTCCTCAGCGGCTACGGCATGAAGAATTTACTGCACACCATTTTAACATAGCGCATTCATTGCAGGCGGTTTTGGAAGAAACGCTGCTTGACCTAACAAGCTGGCTACAACGCGAAACCAATGCTGGAAATTTGTGCATGGCGGGTGGGGTGGCATTAAACTGCGTAGCCAACGCGCGTATTCGAGATGCCGGTATTTTTAAAAACATATGGGTGCAGCCCGCGTCAGGAGATGATGGTACCGCCTTGGGTGCTGCTTTGTGGATTGATGCACAACAGCGTAAAAGTAACACACGCGATTTTGTGATGAATCATGCTTATTGGGGGCCTGGTTATTATGATGCAGAGATTGAGAAGTTTATGCAGTGGTGCAAAGTTCCTTACCGTAAGGTAAATAACGTCGCCGAGGAAACTGCCGAATTGCTTGCGCAAGATAAAATTATTGGTTGGTACCAGGGATCAATGGAATTTGGCCCGCGTGCATTAGGTGCACGGTCTATTCTGGCTTCGCCAATTAGTCCTGATATGCAGGCGCGGCTTAATGAAGTGAAAGACCGCGAAGATTTTAGACCGGTGGCGCCGGTTGTGTTAGAGGAAGAAGCGAGCAAATGGTTTAAAAACGCCGTCTATTCGCCTTTTATGTTATTTATATATGATGTATTGCCCGAAAAGGCAGACCTTATACCTGCTGTTATGCACACAGATGGAACGGCCCGCATTCAAACAATTAATGAGCAGCAGCATAAAGCTTACTATGATCTATTGAAAGCTTTTTTTGCGAAGACTGGGGTACCTGTGCTGGTGAACACCTCGTTCAATACGTTAGGTAAACCAATAGTTTGCACACCACGAGACGCTATTGAGTGTTTTTGGAGTTCGCCTTTTGATGCTTTAGTTATTGGATCATTTATAATAGAAAAAAATGCAGATATCTGTAGTGGTGCCGACTTACAAGAGGCCGGCTTTACTGAAAAAATGCCTTGATGCATTACGCTTACAAACAATTGATGCTACCGAATATGAAGTTATAGTGGTGAGTGACGGGCCGGATATTTTAACTGAAAATATGGTTAACGAAATGCAAGATGGATATAATCAACTGCGTTTTATTGCCCTCAGCGAGAATAAAGGGCCAGCAGCAGCGCGTAACACAGGTTGGTTATACGCCAAAGGAAGGATAATTGCATTTACAGATGACGATTGCTTGCCTGATAAAAACTGGCTCAAACAAATTGTAACGTTTATTGGTGAGCATACAATAAGCGCAGTAAGCGGCAGGGTGATTGTGCCACGTGCAAAACGCCCGACGGACTATGAGTTAAATACAAGCGGCCTGGAAACTGCAGAATTTGTTACAGCCAACTGTGCATGTACTAAAGCCGCTTTGATAGCGGTTGGAGGTTTTGATGAACGTTTTAGGATGGCATGGCGGGAAGATAGCGATCTGCATTTTAAATTCCTGGCCCAACAAGTGCAGCTTAATTACTTAGATAGTGCAGTGGTTGTGCATCCTGTAAGGCAAATATGTTGGGGTGTTAGTTTAAAAGAACAGAAAAAAACATTGTTCAATGCCTTGCTCTATCAAAAGCACCCACAATTGTATCGCATGCGCATACAGTCAATGCCACCTATGTTATATTACTTTATTGTAGCCGCTTTCGCGCTCATGATTATTGGTTTGTTATTGGCAAATGTGGCGTTAATTAAAAGTGGCCTTTTGTTTTGGGCAAGCTTAACCGCTTATTTCATTATTAAGCGATTATATAAAACAAGTCTGGCTCCGGCACACGTTGCCGAAATGGTAATTACATCTGTATTTATTCCTTTCTTATCAATTTATTGGCAATGGTACGGAGCCATAAAGTATCGTATACTTTTTTTCTGACATGAAATTATTACCAAACGAAATAAAAAAAATAGCTGTTTTCCGCGCGCTTCAACTGGGCGATATGCTTTGCGTTATACCTGCAATACGCGCTTTACGCCACGCGTATCCGGATGCTGAGATTTATCTGCTTGGGTTGCCTTGGGCATGTGCTTATACTCAGCGGTTTAATGATTACTTTGATGGTTTTATTCATTTTCCCGGCTACCCAGGTTTGCCTGAACAGGCGTTTGATGCGCGAACCTTCGCGGATTTTTTGCCGCTAATTCAACAAATGGAGTTTGATCTGGTTTTACAAATGCAGGGCAATGGCTCTGTTATTAATCCCCTGATGGAACTTTTTGGAGCCAGGCATGTGGCAGGCTTTTCAACCGAAGGCCATTATGCGCCTGAAAACAGCCTGTTTATGCCATATCCAAATTACGGATCAGAGATAAGACGGCATTTATTACTTATGGAGCATTTGGGTTTTGAGCCGATGGGTACAGAACTTGAGTTTCCGTTAAGTAGCGCCGATAGGGAAGAGCTTGAAGGATTAGATATGAATTTCCTTCCAAAAAAATACGTTTGCATCCATCCCGGATCGCGCGGGGCGTGGCGGCAGTGGCCGGTACAATATTTTGCTATGTTGGGCAATTATTGCGCTGAACAAGGCTATGAGGTATTGGTGACTGGCACAAATGATGAACAAGATATTGTAACTTCTGTTATTAACCACGTGGATTTTGAAGCAATAGATATGGCCGGCAAAACATCTTTGGGTGCAATGGGTGTATTGATAAATGATGCGGCTATGCTTATTTCCAATTGTACAGGTGTGTCTCACATTGCTGCAGCGTTAAAAACACCAAGTATAGTATTAAGTATG encodes the following:
- a CDS encoding SDR family NAD(P)-dependent oxidoreductase, with product MDLQLKNKKALVTGSTAGIGYSIALQLAKEGAEVFVNGRTDQRVDKAVAQIKTESGNDKVSGVVADFTSQESINKLISELPQIDILVNNVAIFEPKAFADITDADWLRFYEINVLSGIRMARAYFGKMLENGWGRIIFISSESAIQIPEEMIHYGMTKTAQLAVARGLAELTRGTQVTVNSVLPGPTLSEGVGGFIENLAKDQSKTTDEVEADFFKTVRPTSIIQRFLSTDEVANIVTYLASPLASGTNGAAVRVEGGLLKGMV
- a CDS encoding carbamoyltransferase family protein, encoding MYTLGINAVFHDSAACLLKDGQLIAAAEEERFTHIKHGKRPVPFSTWELPFHAIDYCLRIAGIHINDIDHVAYSFDPYLLIGEQYRGKPTIEIPFDLMGKNAQSEWQNPWDPLFLSSMLNARQQLNDGYPHHLQKRFIGANIRTEQWHYVEHHIAHAASAFNCSPHLNAAVMTVDGRGELATTTYNVGNGQQLDRIGQVNMPHSLGLLYEDVTTYLGFLHSSDEYKVMALASYGKKDFVKDFREIIQLGAKGQYTITNQSLVNRFGPQRLRHEEFTAHHFNIAHSLQAVLEETLLDLTSWLQRETNAGNLCMAGGVALNCVANARIRDAGIFKNIWVQPASGDDGTALGAALWIDAQQRKSNTRDFVMNHAYWGPGYYDAEIEKFMQWCKVPYRKVNNVAEETAELLAQDKIIGWYQGSMEFGPRALGARSILASPISPDMQARLNEVKDREDFRPVAPVVLEEEASKWFKNAVYSPFMLFIYDVLPEKADLIPAVMHTDGTARIQTINEQQHKAYYDLLKAFFAKTGVPVLVNTSFNTLGKPIVCTPRDAIECFWSSPFDALVIGSFIIEKNADICSGADLQEAGFTEKMP
- a CDS encoding glycosyltransferase family 2 protein; amino-acid sequence: MQISVVVPTYKRPALLKKCLDALRLQTIDATEYEVIVVSDGPDILTENMVNEMQDGYNQLRFIALSENKGPAAARNTGWLYAKGRIIAFTDDDCLPDKNWLKQIVTFIGEHTISAVSGRVIVPRAKRPTDYELNTSGLETAEFVTANCACTKAALIAVGGFDERFRMAWREDSDLHFKFLAQQVQLNYLDSAVVVHPVRQICWGVSLKEQKKTLFNALLYQKHPQLYRMRIQSMPPMLYYFIVAAFALMIIGLLLANVALIKSGLLFWASLTAYFIIKRLYKTSLAPAHVAEMVITSVFIPFLSIYWQWYGAIKYRILFF
- a CDS encoding alpha/beta hydrolase, which translates into the protein MKTTTTKTIVFITGAFVSSDCWNEWKAYFEEKGYATISPAWPYKDAPACTLRERHPDADIASQRLANLTAYFTSIVKQLPEKPILIGHSMGGLITQLLLQKDLAIAGVAIHSLQPKGIFTFKFSFYKAGWPALGFFTNANKSYLMSFAEWQYAFTNGMPYEDQKEAYYKLLVPESKLVVRDATTDAAKIDFNRPHAPLLFLAGSTDRFIPASLNYSNYKKYNHTASVIDFKEFANRNHFVLGQPGWQELAGYILNWLNQRSIAKS
- a CDS encoding amidohydrolase, encoding MKKLLTITFGLLWLVAAAISAVAQPKADMIIYNGKIATMEKAGEFKQAIAVKNGLILATGSSSFILQQYKGTATKIIDAGGKTVIPGLNDSHMHAIREGLNYNMELRWDGVKTLKRAMEMLKEQAARTPPGAWVKVVGGWNEFQFDEKRQPTIDEINAAVPDKPVFITYLYGKAFVNKKGIEVLGYDKKTNYPGSLVELDKEGVPTGLLYAKQTPMAIYKTLALTGTLTPEERINSSEHFYREINSFGITSVIDAAGGSQNYDADYQASLALAKAGKLTVRTAYYLFAQQKGKELADYEKWVGQTYPNKNDHLLMPNGYAMEGAGENLIASGADFENFLEPRIELGPEMEGDLEPVIRLLVKKRWPFRLHATYGESIDRMLNIFEKVNKDTPFNGLRWFFDHAETITDAELLRVKALGGGVAVQFRMYYQGELYKKMYGQPQTQLPPIKKMLAMGIPVGMGTDAPRISTFNPWMALHWLLTGETIGGMQFWPKEQVLDKYTALKLYTTGSAWFSGEQNKKGKLVKGMYADMAIISDDYFTQTPEKVKQINALMTIVNGRIVFARGKYASECPPIADVTPSWSPVKFYGGYQQ
- a CDS encoding MBL fold metallo-hydrolase; its protein translation is MKTLFFKLNMVCLVIAWFCNIAFAQLPPTVPIWDANTVKLTLKKIGTDIYAIIPATAESETTKGIPQATTGGFIVGEKGVLLIEVMLTKRLYDQQIKLIRSVTNKPIIYAVNTSDHGDHCFGNYLLPTSATIIQNEFAKDNLAKNYDGIKQFMVGLFGAGRGIETTVYRAADIVIPKNSNLKVDMGGGKVVELLNVGTAQSPADLFVWMPNQKVFWAGNPFIAESPAIPWLFDGFFLEPAANLKKVYDFLPNDAVIIPGHGRVTNKAGIKYTIDYVDELKKEVEDAVSKGLTLEQTKAAVTMKPFDKGYVLFNWLHYNFNLPNAYKDISNNKKN
- a CDS encoding alpha/beta fold hydrolase, translated to MKTIHNIKHLLAALLFAVITLNAVAAEVPANPPANFKHQYATVNGVKLHYVIGGKGDPLLLVHGFGQNWFMWNRLLPELSKHFTVIAPDLRGVGESGKTQAGYDKKNMAVDMHELMRKLGYNRINLAGHDIGLMVAYAYAAQFPGEVKKLALMDALLPGIEPVWSQVKAQAWWFGFFAQPHAGELVSGKVGIFFTDFWPVVGFKKDAFTAAERKEFIRAYSVPGATTGAFHWFGYFEQDAKDNVEFAKKKLPMPVLAMGSDHFAGAFLAEHSKLVANNVQESVIKDSGHWVVQENTAQVQKELLAFFLK
- a CDS encoding SDR family oxidoreductase; amino-acid sequence: MNRLKNQTTLITGGNSGIGYATAQLFKAEGANVIITGRNESALNKAANELSVKGYVADQADMCAIDSLVATVKASFGKLDAIFLNAGIATFAPFEQADELHYNTIMDTNVKGVFFTIQKLLPLLNSGGAIIFNTSINASIGMPGSGVYAASKAALVALSRVLATELAGRNIRVNCISPGPVETPVYQKLGMTKQETEAFGKVLSEKILLKRFAQAEEIAQLAVFLASSESSFITGTEIIIDGGIKVNPVMH